A genomic stretch from Chryseobacterium sp. SNU WT5 includes:
- a CDS encoding leucine--tRNA ligase produces the protein MFYDHQSIEKKWQKFWEENQTYKTDNTTDKPKFYVLDMFPYPSGAGLHVGHPLGYIASDIYARYKRHQGFNVLHPIGYDSFGLPAEQYAIQTGQHPAVTTEENITRYEQQMRKIGFSFDWSREVRTSDSSYYKWTQWIFIQLFDSWYNISTDKAEPISNLIQHFENYGTQNLSAVQNDQLNFTSEEWKNASELDQQDILLNYRLAYRAETTVNWCPGLGTVLANDEVKEGKSERGGYPVFQKKMMQWSMRITAYSERLLQGLNNLDWPQPLKDAQQYWIGKSQGAQVTFDVLTPTLSNGEGAKSIQNEKPRFLTGGDNSKILLQHAKSMRKDSTAAEEILWQALRNRNLGDKFRRQHLIEDYIVDFVCLEKKLVIEVDGEYHNIEEQKEADDLRTQYLEFFGFNIIRFSNFEVEEQIESVLEKIKLKLESQSNSLSSGEGRGEDNSKVVAEKISVFTTRPDTIFGATFMVLAPENPLVKSLTIEGQKEEVENYIEQTSKKTERDRMADVKNVSGAFTGSYALNPFTSQKMPIYISDYVLMGYGTGAVMAVPAHDDRDHRFAKKFSLPIVNVIENDQDIQEESFDSKDSVCVNSEFLNGLKYDDAKTLIISEIEKKNIGHGTTNYRQRDAIFSRQRYWGEPVPVYYKEGMPYTLPISALPLELPEVEKYLPTEDGDPPLGNAKTFGWDEANQKVVSTDLINNETVFHLELSTMPGWAGSSWYFLRYMDPNNEGVFTDKNLSDYWGQVDLYIGGSEHATGHLLYSRFWNMFMKDRGYISHEEPFKKLINQGMILGMSAYVFRIEGTNQYVSKSLAKDYQVQKIHVDVSLLKGGTDELDTDAFKSWRSEYADAEFIFESGKSSLSSEEGWGEEKYITEREVEKMSKSKYNVVNPDDICDEFGADCLRLYEMFLGPLEQSKPWNTQGLSGVYGFLKKFYNLYFNGDDFEVSEEEPTKEEFKILHTLINKVVTDIDHFSFNTSVSQFMIAVNELQKIKSNKREILEPLAVIVSPYAPHIAEELWNKLGHTESIEFASFPVFEEKYLVENEIEYPVSFNGKMRFKLRLAAELSVPEIQSIILEDNRTKEQLQGNNPKKVIIVPKKIINIVF, from the coding sequence ATGTTTTACGACCATCAATCGATCGAAAAAAAGTGGCAGAAATTCTGGGAAGAAAATCAAACCTACAAAACTGATAATACAACCGATAAACCAAAATTTTATGTTTTGGATATGTTTCCTTATCCGTCTGGAGCAGGTTTACATGTTGGACATCCGTTAGGGTATATCGCTTCAGATATTTATGCGAGATATAAAAGACATCAGGGATTTAATGTTTTGCATCCGATTGGATATGATTCATTTGGTCTTCCCGCAGAACAATATGCGATTCAAACAGGTCAACATCCTGCGGTAACAACGGAAGAAAACATTACGAGATATGAACAGCAAATGCGTAAAATTGGTTTTTCATTTGACTGGAGTCGTGAGGTGAGAACTTCAGACTCTTCCTATTATAAATGGACGCAATGGATCTTTATTCAGCTTTTTGATTCATGGTATAATATATCGACTGATAAAGCAGAACCAATTTCAAATTTGATTCAACATTTTGAAAATTATGGAACTCAAAATTTATCAGCAGTTCAAAACGATCAATTAAATTTTACGTCAGAAGAGTGGAAGAACGCTTCTGAATTAGATCAACAAGATATTTTGTTAAACTACCGTTTGGCTTATCGAGCAGAAACGACGGTAAATTGGTGTCCGGGTTTAGGAACAGTTTTGGCAAATGATGAGGTAAAAGAGGGTAAATCTGAACGTGGAGGATATCCCGTTTTCCAAAAGAAAATGATGCAGTGGAGCATGCGGATTACTGCATATTCAGAAAGATTATTGCAAGGTTTAAATAATTTAGATTGGCCACAACCTTTGAAAGATGCCCAACAATATTGGATTGGTAAATCTCAGGGAGCGCAAGTTACATTTGATGTCCTCACCCCAACCCTCTCCAACGGAGAGGGAGCAAAGTCTATTCAAAATGAAAAACCACGTTTTTTAACAGGAGGGGACAATTCCAAAATACTTTTACAACATGCAAAAAGCATGAGAAAAGATTCCACGGCAGCAGAAGAGATTTTGTGGCAGGCATTAAGGAATCGAAATCTAGGAGATAAATTTAGAAGACAACATTTGATTGAAGATTATATTGTTGATTTTGTTTGTTTAGAGAAAAAGTTAGTAATTGAAGTAGATGGTGAATATCATAATATAGAAGAGCAGAAAGAAGCGGATGATTTGAGAACGCAATATTTAGAGTTTTTTGGGTTTAATATCATTCGTTTTTCAAATTTTGAAGTTGAAGAACAAATTGAATCTGTTTTAGAAAAAATTAAATTAAAATTAGAATCCCAATCTAACTCCCTCTCCTCTGGAGAGGGTCGGGGTGAGGATAATTCGAAGGTAGTTGCAGAAAAGATTTCAGTATTCACCACACGCCCCGACACTATTTTCGGTGCAACCTTTATGGTTTTAGCACCCGAAAATCCTTTGGTTAAAAGCTTGACGATTGAAGGTCAAAAAGAAGAAGTTGAAAATTATATTGAACAAACTTCGAAGAAAACGGAGCGTGATCGTATGGCAGATGTGAAGAACGTCAGTGGTGCGTTCACCGGAAGTTATGCTTTGAATCCGTTTACCAGTCAGAAAATGCCGATTTACATTTCGGATTATGTTTTAATGGGTTATGGGACGGGAGCAGTGATGGCCGTTCCTGCGCATGACGATCGCGATCATCGTTTTGCAAAGAAATTCAGTTTGCCGATTGTTAATGTGATTGAAAATGACCAGGATATTCAAGAAGAATCATTTGATTCAAAAGATTCGGTTTGTGTCAATTCAGAATTTTTGAACGGTTTAAAATATGATGACGCCAAAACTTTAATAATTTCTGAAATAGAAAAGAAAAATATTGGTCACGGAACAACAAATTACAGACAAAGGGATGCCATTTTCTCCCGTCAAAGATATTGGGGAGAGCCAGTTCCAGTTTATTATAAAGAAGGAATGCCTTATACTTTGCCGATTTCTGCTTTGCCCTTGGAGCTTCCAGAAGTTGAAAAATATTTGCCGACCGAAGATGGAGATCCGCCTTTAGGAAACGCTAAAACGTTTGGTTGGGATGAAGCGAATCAGAAAGTAGTATCTACTGATTTAATAAATAATGAAACGGTATTTCATTTAGAATTATCGACAATGCCAGGTTGGGCAGGAAGTTCTTGGTATTTCTTAAGATACATGGACCCGAACAATGAAGGAGTTTTCACAGATAAAAATCTGTCGGATTATTGGGGACAGGTGGATTTATATATTGGCGGAAGCGAACATGCAACAGGGCATTTACTCTATTCCCGTTTTTGGAATATGTTTATGAAAGACCGAGGTTATATCAGTCATGAAGAGCCGTTTAAAAAACTCATTAACCAAGGAATGATTTTGGGAATGAGTGCATATGTTTTCAGAATTGAAGGGACCAATCAATATGTTTCTAAAAGTTTAGCAAAAGATTATCAAGTACAAAAAATCCATGTTGATGTTTCACTTTTAAAAGGTGGAACGGATGAACTTGATACGGATGCTTTTAAAAGTTGGCGTTCAGAATACGCAGATGCTGAATTTATATTCGAAAGTGGGAAAAGCTCCCTTTCCTCTGAAGAGGGTTGGGGTGAGGAAAAATACATTACCGAGCGGGAAGTAGAAAAAATGTCCAAATCAAAATACAATGTGGTCAATCCAGATGATATTTGTGATGAGTTCGGAGCAGATTGCCTGCGTTTATATGAAATGTTTTTAGGACCTTTAGAGCAATCAAAACCTTGGAATACGCAAGGCTTAAGTGGCGTTTATGGTTTCTTGAAAAAGTTCTATAATCTTTATTTTAATGGAGATGATTTTGAGGTTTCAGAAGAAGAACCTACCAAAGAAGAATTTAAAATTCTTCATACTTTAATTAATAAAGTGGTTACGGATATTGATCACTTTTCTTTCAACACCTCCGTCTCTCAGTTTATGATTGCGGTGAACGAACTGCAGAAAATAAAAAGTAATAAAAGAGAAATTCTAGAGCCGCTAGCCGTGATCGTTTCACCGTATGCACCTCATATTGCTGAAGAGTTATGGAATAAATTAGGACATACAGAATCTATTGAATTTGCATCGTTCCCGGTATTTGAAGAGAAGTATTTGGTGGAGAATGAAATCGAATATCCAGTAAGCTTCAATGGCAAAATGCGATTTAAATTACGTCTCGCTGCTGAATTGTCGGTTCCTGAAATACAGTCAATTATTTTAGAAGACAATCGGACAAAAGAACAATTACAGGGAAATAATCCCAAAAAAGTAATCATTGTCCCAAAAAAAATAATTAATATTGTTTTTTAA
- a CDS encoding MotA/TolQ/ExbB proton channel family protein has protein sequence MEMNVSNNEEQIVAKKLGGLNPILIIPILIVIGIAIYIFVLGNPGNFKADPRLEGLSSVAFSGLETKELHPGDGFMGIIYMGGPIVPILISFMIIVIVFSIERALVLGKATGKGNIDNFVLTVRRLLNQNKIDEALEECDRQEGSIGNVVKEGLTTYKALSNDTTLSKEQKMVALNKAIEEATTLEMPMLEKNMMVLSTLGTVATLVALLGTVIGMIKAFSALGSGGGTPDSAALSIGISEALVNTALGIGTSAVAIILYNYFTSKIDGLTFKIDEIAMSIQQSFAEFH, from the coding sequence ATGGAAATGAATGTTTCAAACAACGAGGAGCAAATAGTTGCTAAAAAGTTAGGGGGATTAAATCCTATTTTAATTATTCCGATTCTAATCGTTATAGGTATCGCTATCTATATATTCGTATTGGGTAATCCAGGTAATTTTAAAGCTGATCCAAGACTTGAAGGTCTTTCTTCTGTAGCGTTTTCTGGTTTAGAAACCAAAGAATTACATCCTGGAGATGGATTTATGGGAATTATATACATGGGTGGACCAATTGTACCTATCCTTATTTCTTTTATGATTATCGTAATCGTATTCTCTATTGAGAGAGCTTTGGTTTTAGGGAAAGCTACTGGAAAAGGAAACATTGATAATTTTGTTTTAACTGTAAGAAGATTATTGAACCAAAATAAAATTGATGAAGCATTGGAAGAATGTGACAGACAGGAAGGTTCAATCGGAAATGTAGTAAAAGAAGGTTTAACTACCTATAAAGCACTTTCTAACGACACTACTTTAAGTAAGGAGCAGAAAATGGTTGCATTAAATAAGGCAATTGAAGAAGCTACAACATTAGAAATGCCAATGTTAGAGAAAAACATGATGGTACTATCTACGTTAGGTACTGTTGCAACATTAGTAGCACTATTAGGAACGGTAATCGGGATGATTAAAGCATTTAGTGCTTTAGGTTCAGGCGGTGGAACACCAGATTCAGCTGCATTGTCAATCGGTATTTCTGAGGCGTTAGTTAATACGGCTTTAGGTATTGGTACATCTGCAGTTGCGATTATTCTTTACAACTATTTTACTTCTAAAATTGACGGTTTAACGTTCAAAATTGACGAAATCGCAATGTCTATTCAGCAGTCTTTTGCAGAATTCCACTAA
- a CDS encoding ExbD/TolR family protein — protein sequence MARVKPKRHNIRVDMTAMTDVSFLLLTFFILTAQFAKPDIETITTPSSISEKLLPDASLMTILSTTDGRFYFTPVENGTERIALLDKMGEKYGMKFTDKEKVAFSNAQSIGVPMNQLKGFLDLSDEDRKAFKSKTGIPMDSTNKQLIDWVQQSLAVNPDYKLAIKGDTETKYPKVKSLFEGLRDIDFLKFWLITSQETAQ from the coding sequence ATGGCGAGAGTCAAACCAAAAAGACATAATATAAGGGTAGATATGACGGCCATGACCGATGTATCATTTCTACTCCTTACGTTCTTTATCCTCACGGCTCAGTTTGCAAAACCTGATATCGAGACGATAACCACGCCATCTTCTATATCTGAAAAGCTTCTTCCTGATGCAAGTTTGATGACTATATTAAGTACAACAGACGGAAGATTCTATTTTACACCAGTGGAAAACGGAACAGAGCGTATTGCTTTGTTAGATAAAATGGGAGAGAAGTATGGTATGAAATTTACTGACAAAGAAAAAGTTGCTTTTTCTAATGCGCAGTCAATTGGAGTTCCCATGAATCAACTGAAAGGATTCTTGGATCTGTCAGATGAAGACCGTAAAGCCTTCAAAAGCAAAACGGGAATTCCTATGGATAGTACGAATAAACAATTAATCGACTGGGTTCAACAAAGTTTAGCCGTAAACCCTGATTATAAACTGGCGATAAAAGGTGATACTGAAACCAAGTACCCAAAAGTTAAATCATTATTTGAAGGATTGAGAGATATAGACTTCTTGAAATTCTGGTTAATAACAAGTCAGGAAACGGCACAATAA
- a CDS encoding ExbD/TolR family protein, with protein MAEVQVKDNGGKGGKVRSKKQVPHVDLTPMVDLAFLLITFFMLVTTFNKPNVMDLGLPAKPKKDQPKPEDTQIDLSNSISLIIGKDNRIFYHQLDQAGLNDQTLQETSFDRNGITKVIEQAKARAKDGTIFTVIIKPTDDAVYKNFVDILDEMAITKNERYGVTDIKPWEQAIYERKVGGAAAPAESPTN; from the coding sequence ATGGCAGAAGTACAAGTAAAAGACAACGGCGGAAAAGGCGGAAAGGTACGCTCTAAAAAGCAAGTGCCTCACGTAGATTTAACCCCCATGGTGGATTTGGCGTTCCTTTTGATCACCTTCTTTATGTTAGTGACTACTTTTAACAAACCGAATGTGATGGATTTAGGTCTTCCGGCGAAACCGAAAAAAGACCAACCAAAACCAGAAGATACTCAGATTGATTTATCAAACTCTATTTCATTAATTATAGGGAAAGACAATAGAATTTTTTATCATCAGTTAGACCAGGCAGGATTGAACGATCAAACCTTACAGGAAACTAGTTTTGATAGAAATGGGATTACGAAAGTAATCGAGCAGGCAAAAGCCAGAGCGAAAGATGGAACCATATTTACGGTTATTATTAAGCCAACGGACGATGCGGTATATAAGAATTTTGTAGATATTCTAGATGAAATGGCAATTACCAAAAATGAGCGATATGGGGTGACCGATATTAAACCTTGGGAACAGGCTATTTATGAAAGAAAAGTAGGTGGTGCGGCAGCTCCGGCAGAAAGTCCTACCAACTAA
- a CDS encoding energy transducer TonB: MADENTYNSSPGLDEIVFENRNKAYGAYNLRTNYRSILTKSFILGTILFLVVAIAPFVIMKIKQMNAKEAQEVNANLIDIIPDEEIIIEEKKEEEPPPPEVKEEPKQEVIQNVVPEPVKAPKIETPPPPITKQLETTTGLVSQEGVKTPAYTPPPPPPSTGKVQTVEVKPQVSATQVYTEVEQLAEFPGGINAFRSKVGNSFDTSAMSGDEGTVKTEITFVVERDGSITDVKANGSNKDFNAEAIRTVKSVKNKWAPAKINGTPVRYRYRLPLTMNFE; the protein is encoded by the coding sequence ATGGCAGATGAAAACACTTACAATAGTAGTCCAGGATTGGATGAGATTGTATTTGAAAATAGAAATAAAGCGTATGGAGCCTATAATTTAAGAACAAATTATAGATCAATACTAACTAAGTCTTTCATTCTAGGAACAATTTTATTCTTAGTGGTTGCCATTGCACCATTTGTGATAATGAAAATTAAGCAAATGAATGCAAAGGAGGCGCAAGAAGTAAATGCGAACCTAATTGATATTATCCCTGATGAAGAGATAATTATCGAAGAGAAGAAAGAAGAGGAACCACCTCCACCAGAAGTGAAAGAGGAACCCAAACAAGAGGTAATTCAGAATGTTGTTCCAGAACCGGTAAAAGCACCAAAGATTGAAACGCCTCCGCCACCAATCACAAAGCAGTTGGAAACAACTACTGGATTAGTATCTCAGGAAGGGGTTAAAACTCCAGCGTATACACCGCCGCCGCCACCTCCTTCAACAGGAAAGGTACAGACGGTAGAGGTTAAGCCACAGGTTTCAGCAACACAAGTCTATACAGAAGTAGAGCAGTTAGCGGAATTTCCTGGAGGGATCAATGCATTTAGAAGTAAAGTCGGTAACAGTTTTGACACTTCTGCAATGAGTGGAGATGAAGGAACTGTAAAAACTGAGATCACCTTCGTTGTAGAAAGAGATGGTTCAATTACAGATGTGAAAGCAAATGGATCCAATAAGGATTTTAATGCGGAAGCAATCCGTACAGTAAAGTCCGTTAAAAATAAATGGGCTCCTGCAAAGATTAATGGTACACCTGTTAGATACAGATATAGATTGCCATTAACAATGAACTTTGAATAA
- a CDS encoding PstS family phosphate ABC transporter substrate-binding protein, with the protein MKNRFLVLLCFFTLIYSCNKKTHTVDSPQQGNITIATDESFKSLAEALTDRYMALYPETKINLKIEKEDLGLLDLLDNKVKVIVMSRDLSEQEKKAYKDKVDLDLIISNFAADAVLFVVPKNSPKESITIEELKEELKSDKKNIIFDGNNSSNLNFVAQKLNTVPNNLKFSIISGNKNLISQLDNFPGKIGVVSLNTFSRPYDPESENLRNAVKVLKVVDGEKSFEPTLQNLARGTYPFTRILYFISNEKYFGLGSGFIRFSCTQLGQIVVAKEGLQPYHIFKREVQIR; encoded by the coding sequence ATGAAGAATAGATTTTTAGTATTATTATGTTTTTTTACATTGATTTATTCCTGTAATAAAAAAACACATACAGTAGATAGTCCGCAACAAGGAAATATTACGATCGCCACTGACGAGTCTTTTAAAAGTTTGGCAGAAGCACTCACTGATCGATATATGGCCCTTTATCCCGAGACTAAAATTAACTTGAAAATAGAGAAGGAAGATCTGGGTCTATTAGATTTACTTGATAATAAGGTTAAAGTGATTGTTATGTCTCGAGATCTTTCCGAACAAGAAAAGAAAGCTTATAAAGATAAAGTGGATTTGGATTTGATTATTTCAAATTTTGCTGCGGACGCAGTACTATTTGTTGTTCCTAAAAATTCTCCCAAAGAAAGTATTACCATAGAAGAACTTAAGGAAGAACTCAAAAGTGATAAAAAAAATATTATTTTTGATGGAAATAATTCCAGTAATCTAAATTTTGTTGCACAGAAATTAAATACGGTTCCAAACAATCTGAAATTCTCTATTATTAGTGGAAATAAGAATTTGATCTCACAGCTGGATAATTTTCCTGGGAAAATTGGAGTGGTAAGTTTGAATACATTCAGTAGACCGTATGATCCTGAATCTGAAAATTTACGTAATGCTGTAAAAGTTCTTAAAGTGGTCGATGGTGAAAAATCCTTCGAACCAACATTGCAAAATCTTGCTAGGGGAACATATCCATTTACCAGAATTTTATATTTCATAAGTAATGAGAAATATTTTGGTCTTGGAAGTGGATTTATTCGTTTCTCCTGTACCCAACTTGGCCAAATTGTTGTTGCCAAGGAAGGATTACAACCTTATCATATTTTTAAGAGAGAGGTCCAGATTCGTTAA
- a CDS encoding tetratricopeptide repeat protein — translation MKDIMNLTKKIAFGVSVGFLTNFAYGQTLQEGINSADSHKYAQAREVFSQMIEKSATSENYFYLGNSYLTQFEPNFDKAQEYFTKGLEADKKSYLNKIGLASIKLGKGNKAAVGEILGIVKDSREKDPDVLYRAAEALTIFGGDSNADTAIDLLNKAIQKSAKKGTPAHYYYTLGDAYRLKLTNSPQVAGSAMTAYEKALPSARNKASVFTRIGTLWMQAQQWKPAKENIDKAIASDATYAPAYKAKAAYDIRYQQNALATQDLINYAKYADEDTDTQLEISKLFFTNEDYENSKMYLDKVFDKVEDPIKYKLRAYLQYADGDYAAAKTSIDMFVSKAEKTRVLAADEGLQGLIAAGLAQKETDATKKAALLAESQKKIALAKAAKDETMKWDEELVKIKGGGAVNQAAVDAGATSPAIEALKKQVAEKPQDTDALFKLANAYQEVKNWNGAIHSWQKMSGLLPDWAPAYYSQGYAQQQAGNTDLAVIGYEKYITTVKPAEVESNKETLSYAYFAVAYLSKDKDLEKAKDYVNKSVILNPTYKDAINLKAELSK, via the coding sequence ATGAAAGATATAATGAATTTGACGAAGAAAATTGCCTTCGGGGTTTCAGTGGGTTTCTTGACTAACTTTGCGTATGGCCAAACGTTACAAGAAGGGATTAATAGTGCAGATAGTCACAAATATGCGCAAGCAAGAGAAGTTTTTAGCCAAATGATTGAAAAATCTGCAACCAGTGAAAACTATTTCTATTTAGGAAACTCTTATTTAACTCAGTTTGAGCCTAACTTTGATAAAGCTCAGGAATATTTTACGAAAGGTTTAGAAGCAGATAAGAAAAGCTATTTAAATAAAATTGGTCTTGCATCAATAAAACTTGGAAAAGGAAACAAGGCAGCAGTTGGTGAGATTCTTGGGATTGTAAAAGATTCCCGTGAAAAAGATCCTGATGTTTTGTATAGAGCAGCAGAAGCTTTAACGATATTCGGAGGTGATTCGAATGCAGATACTGCAATTGATTTATTGAATAAAGCGATCCAAAAATCTGCAAAGAAAGGAACGCCAGCACACTACTACTATACGTTAGGAGATGCATACCGTTTGAAGTTGACCAACAGTCCACAGGTAGCAGGATCAGCAATGACTGCATATGAGAAAGCTTTGCCAAGTGCTAGAAATAAAGCATCTGTATTTACAAGAATCGGAACACTTTGGATGCAAGCTCAGCAGTGGAAACCTGCAAAAGAAAATATTGATAAAGCAATTGCTTCTGATGCAACTTATGCACCAGCGTATAAAGCAAAAGCAGCATATGATATCAGATATCAGCAAAATGCTTTAGCAACTCAGGATTTAATTAACTATGCGAAATATGCAGATGAAGATACAGATACGCAGTTAGAAATTTCTAAGTTATTCTTCACCAATGAAGATTACGAAAACTCTAAAATGTATTTGGATAAAGTATTTGATAAAGTAGAAGATCCAATCAAATATAAGCTAAGAGCGTATCTTCAATATGCAGATGGTGATTATGCAGCAGCCAAAACAAGTATAGATATGTTCGTTTCTAAAGCAGAGAAAACGAGAGTCTTGGCGGCGGACGAAGGATTGCAAGGTTTAATTGCAGCAGGTTTAGCTCAAAAAGAAACTGATGCAACGAAAAAAGCAGCTCTTCTTGCAGAATCTCAGAAAAAAATTGCTTTAGCGAAAGCAGCTAAAGACGAAACCATGAAATGGGATGAGGAATTAGTGAAAATAAAAGGAGGTGGAGCAGTTAATCAAGCTGCAGTAGATGCAGGTGCTACGAGTCCCGCGATTGAAGCATTGAAGAAGCAAGTTGCTGAAAAACCTCAGGATACTGATGCTCTTTTTAAACTGGCAAATGCTTATCAAGAAGTTAAAAACTGGAATGGGGCTATTCATTCTTGGCAGAAGATGAGTGGATTGTTGCCGGATTGGGCACCCGCTTATTATAGTCAAGGTTATGCACAGCAGCAAGCGGGGAATACCGATCTTGCAGTGATAGGTTATGAAAAATATATTACTACTGTAAAACCAGCAGAAGTAGAAAGCAATAAAGAAACATTATCATATGCGTATTTTGCAGTTGCCTACTTATCCAAAGATAAAGATTTGGAGAAAGCTAAAGATTATGTGAATAAATCAGTAATCTTAAATCCAACTTACAAAGATGCAATTAATCTAAAAGCTGAATTGAGTAAGTAA
- a CDS encoding LytTR family DNA-binding domain-containing protein, with protein MISKFEDILCFNNGFLRVHKSYIVNLENVVVLNKSNGGSLELNFGYQIPVSSDKIQYILDEIQIIKR; from the coding sequence TTGATAAGTAAGTTCGAAGATATTCTCTGTTTCAATAATGGCTTTTTAAGAGTTCATAAATCTTATATCGTAAATTTAGAAAACGTTGTTGTACTTAATAAGTCTAATGGTGGTAGTTTAGAATTAAATTTTGGTTATCAAATCCCTGTATCATCAGACAAAATACAATACATTCTAGACGAGATTCAGATCATTAAAAGATGA
- the nadD gene encoding nicotinate (nicotinamide) nucleotide adenylyltransferase encodes MKKVGLFFGSFNPIHIGHLILANYIIENTDMDELWFVVSPQNPFKDKKSLLKDHNRLDMVQLAVKNYPKLRASNVEFSLPIPSYTIDTLTYLHEKHPDYSFSLIMGEDNLKGLQKWKNSDILIKNYQIIVYPRVFEERKVDSQYLQHENISLIKAPIIELSATEIRRMIKEDKNVRPMVPPEVFDYLDGSSFYK; translated from the coding sequence ATGAAAAAAGTTGGTTTGTTTTTCGGGAGTTTTAATCCCATTCATATTGGTCATTTAATTCTGGCAAATTATATTATTGAAAATACAGATATGGATGAACTGTGGTTTGTAGTTAGTCCACAAAATCCGTTTAAAGATAAAAAATCTTTGCTGAAAGATCATAACCGTTTAGATATGGTGCAACTTGCAGTGAAAAACTATCCTAAATTGCGTGCTTCCAATGTGGAGTTTTCCTTACCGATACCCAGTTATACGATTGATACGTTGACTTATTTGCATGAAAAGCATCCCGACTATTCCTTTTCTCTCATTATGGGTGAAGATAATTTGAAGGGACTTCAGAAATGGAAAAACTCCGATATTCTGATCAAGAATTATCAGATTATTGTTTATCCAAGAGTATTTGAGGAACGAAAAGTCGATAGCCAATACCTGCAACATGAAAATATTTCATTAATTAAAGCACCTATTATCGAACTGTCTGCCACAGAAATTAGGAGGATGATTAAGGAAGATAAAAATGTAAGGCCAATGGTGCCGCCTGAAGTCTTTGACTATTTAGACGGGAGCAGCTTTTATAAATAG
- a CDS encoding DUF3817 domain-containing protein, with protein MKYIEDFFAKYSQNQIDKWFKQICLAEAISWLFLFSAMIWIRYDRDGLLPTIYIIIIGNVHGLFFTLYLLLLVNARKMYSWDEEDTVFALLAAFFPFATIWVDKKLAHLKL; from the coding sequence ATGAAGTATATCGAGGATTTTTTTGCAAAATATAGCCAAAATCAAATTGACAAATGGTTTAAACAAATTTGTCTTGCAGAGGCGATTTCTTGGCTATTTCTCTTCAGTGCCATGATCTGGATTCGGTATGATCGAGATGGGCTTTTACCTACGATTTATATTATAATTATTGGTAATGTTCATGGTCTGTTTTTTACGTTGTATTTATTGCTCCTTGTGAATGCAAGAAAAATGTATAGTTGGGATGAGGAGGATACCGTCTTCGCGTTACTCGCTGCTTTTTTTCCCTTTGCAACCATTTGGGTGGATAAGAAATTGGCACACCTCAAGCTGTAA